A region of the bacterium genome:
CTGGAGGGCGTGACCACGACGCCCAACGAAAAATGGGCGGCGGTCTACGCGACGTGGAAGTAGCGCCGGGGGCCATCGCTGAGCCCCCGCAGGGGGGCAGAGGGTGCCATCGCCGGCGGCTTTCTAAGTTTTGCGATCCGGCGCCTCGTCGCGGCGGTTCCGACGCTGTTCGGGGTCACCCTCATCATTTTCTTCATGGTGCGTGTGCTCCCGGGCGATCCGGCGCGGATCCTCGCCGGCCTCGAGGCGGACCAGGCCGAAGTCGACCGGATTCGTGTCCAGCTCGGACTGACCAAGCCGCTGCCGGTCCAGTACGCGCTCTTTCTGGAGGGCGCGGTGCGCGGCGACCTGGGCCGGTCCTCGATCACTCAGGCGCCGGTGCTCTCCGAGATCACCGCCCGCCTGGGTCCGACGACGCTGCTGGCCGCCACGGCCACGGTGCTGGCCGGCGTCGTCGGGATCGCCTCGGGCATCATCGTCAGCACCCGCCAGTACACGACCAGCGACTACGCGGTGACGGTGCTGGCCCTCGCCGGCGTGAGTATTCCGGTGTACTGGCTCGGCCTGATGCTGATGCTCCTGTTCGCCGTCTTCCTGCATTGGCTGCCCGCGGGGGGCGATACGGCGCCGCAGAGTCTCATTCTGCCGTCCATCACGCTGGCCGCGTTCAGCATGGCGATCATCGAGCGCATGACCCGCAGCAGCATGCTGGAGAGCCTCCGCCAGGATTACGTGCGGACCGCGAGGGCGAAAGGGCTCGCCGACCGCGTCGTCGTCTACCGCCACGGCCTGCGCAATGCCCTCATTCCCGTGGTGACGGTGCTGGGGCTGCAGTTCGGGACGCTCATCGGCGGCGCGATCCTGACCGAAACGACGTTCGCGTGGCCGGGGATCGGCCGGCTGCTGGTCGACGCGATCAGCCGCCGCGATTATCCGATCATCCAGGGCGTCGTGCTGCTCTTTGCCGTGACGTTCGTGCTCGTGAATCTGGCCGTGGACCTGCTTTATGGCTACATCGATCCGCGTATCCGGTACGGCTAGCCCGAGGGCCGAGCGCGCGTTTCGCCACCCGCTGGCGGTCGCCCGGCGGCTGGCCCGCAACCGCGCCGCGATGGCGGGCTTCGCGGTGCTCCTCGTCATGGGCCTGACCGCGCTGCTCGCCGGTGCCTTGCTCCCCTACGGGGCCGACACCGCCGACCTGAACGCGGTGCTCCAGTCGCCGACGGTCGCGCACCCGTTCGGCACCGACCAGCTCGGACGCGACATCTTGGCCCGGATCATCTACGGCGGCCGGATTTCGCTCCTGATCGGCGTGCTGGCGGTGGGCGTCGGCGCCGTGATCGGGGTCCCCTTCGGCGTCGTGTCGGGGTTCTACGGCGGCCGCACGGACGCCCTGATCCAGCGGGCCGTCGACGTCATGCTCTCGTTTCCGGGCTTCCTGCTCGCCCTCACGCTGATCAGCCTGCTTGGCGTCGGTCCGCGCAACGTCGTGTTGAGCGTCGGCATCGCCTCGGTGCCGGTGTACATCCGGCTGGTCCGCGCCGTGACGCTGTCGCTGCGCGAACTCGCCTACGTCGAATCCGCGCGCGCGATCGGCCTCTCCGACCTCCGGATCATGCTGCGCCACGTCCTGCCGAATACGGCGGCGCCGATCATCGTGCAGTCGTCGCTGCAGCTCGGCACCGCGCTGCTGACCGCGGCCGGCCTGGGCTTCCTCGGGATCGGCGTGACGCCCCCGACGCCGGAGTGGGGGACAATGCTCGGTGAGGCACAGACCTACGTGCTGGCCGCGTGGTACATGGGCACCTTTCCCGGGCTCGCGATTTTCGCGGCCGTCATGGCGTTCAATCTGCTCGGCGACGGCCTGCGGGACGCGCTCGACCCGAGGATGAAAACACTCTGACCCCCCCGGCCGCCGTAAGGGGCCAGGGCCTCAGCCGCCGCTTACCGCTCGCCGAACCCCCAGGACGTCACGTGGCGGGGCGTGATCTCGACCATGACGGAGTCGCGTTCCCCGATCGCGGACTCGCCCGGGTACTGCGTGTACTTGCGGTAGAGGAGGTCCCGAATCTTTCGGAACCGGGGCCCGCGCTCGATCAGCGCCGCCGATCCCTGAATCAGCACGCCCTTAAGCAGGCGCCAGTCTTCCGCGTACACGTCCACGATGAGCGCCAGATTCGGCCTGGCCCGCAGGTGCCGCACCTTCAGGCTGTCGCGTCCGGTGGCGAAATACAGGCGTCCGTCCGCCACGACGTGGCAGACCGGCACGACGTGCGGCTGTCCGTCCCGGCCCACCGTCGCGACCCGGGACACGCGTTCCAACGCGACGAGCTTGGCCAGATCCTTGCGCAGCCGCACGA
Encoded here:
- a CDS encoding ABC transporter permease, with translation MRRLVAAVPTLFGVTLIIFFMVRVLPGDPARILAGLEADQAEVDRIRVQLGLTKPLPVQYALFLEGAVRGDLGRSSITQAPVLSEITARLGPTTLLAATATVLAGVVGIASGIIVSTRQYTTSDYAVTVLALAGVSIPVYWLGLMLMLLFAVFLHWLPAGGDTAPQSLILPSITLAAFSMAIIERMTRSSMLESLRQDYVRTARAKGLADRVVVYRHGLRNALIPVVTVLGLQFGTLIGGAILTETTFAWPGIGRLLVDAISRRDYPIIQGVVLLFAVTFVLVNLAVDLLYGYIDPRIRYG
- a CDS encoding ABC transporter permease; this encodes MATSIRVSGTASPRAERAFRHPLAVARRLARNRAAMAGFAVLLVMGLTALLAGALLPYGADTADLNAVLQSPTVAHPFGTDQLGRDILARIIYGGRISLLIGVLAVGVGAVIGVPFGVVSGFYGGRTDALIQRAVDVMLSFPGFLLALTLISLLGVGPRNVVLSVGIASVPVYIRLVRAVTLSLRELAYVESARAIGLSDLRIMLRHVLPNTAAPIIVQSSLQLGTALLTAAGLGFLGIGVTPPTPEWGTMLGEAQTYVLAAWYMGTFPGLAIFAAVMAFNLLGDGLRDALDPRMKTL
- a CDS encoding pyridoxamine 5'-phosphate oxidase family protein — translated: VRLRKDLAKLVALERVSRVATVGRDGQPHVVPVCHVVADGRLYFATGRDSLKVRHLRARPNLALIVDVYAEDWRLLKGVLIQGSAALIERGPRFRKIRDLLYRKYTQYPGESAIGERDSVMVEITPRHVTSWGFGER